A single Lolium perenne isolate Kyuss_39 chromosome 6, Kyuss_2.0, whole genome shotgun sequence DNA region contains:
- the LOC127308452 gene encoding uncharacterized protein isoform X1: MEIPAPSSLEASGGGGEESAAPTRNGVSGQTGDALEGEGDGDKGVESVAMESDGADPGAAAPQIHEPRPDRKTCHQCRQGKSYFGAACKVEKKYGLCKLRYCRKCLINRYGESEDAVELDDSWACPKCRGECNCSNCRKMSGKTPTGILSHAARAVGCSSVHDLLNKGDDEVAAAQKLVTPLTANRTSKKKRNRDVATDDATGTNGLLAEGDDQNAVSSVPTKKKKKVKCTVDNRPADDKSLQGTESLCAVEEEIVLPRGTPITNVAGADLEEEDVGPALQFYEFCRSFAEFFHLRKGEPEKILQEISGGRELRVVASLIAELHIKLFSIIKQDRGEKPPKYSRDGDQWIIDIGKYISGSTFISKELPLDCLNQGVSGYKILSPSYKLHVLNFLCDETLSCAKLRNWIDKKNEKASERKSVAKEKIRAANEKERELKGRQSDMAKDALFMEGETTTIMETNNLISEVKEANEVKRAATNALEEVGGVQWTKPVMVDKGVAYWKLDGYCDNATIMRQELDSENMMGNKDKWFMFTEDEEKVIVDHMAKRSRGRFRKRTGV; this comes from the exons ATGGAAATTCCGGCCCCGTCCTCCCTGgaggcgagcggcggcggcggcgaagagaGCGCCGCTCCGACGAGGAACGGCGTCTCCGGCCAGACGGGGGATGCCCTGgagggcgagggcgacggcgacaAAGGCGTCGAGAGCGTCGCCATGGAGAGCGACGGCGCCGACCCCGGCGCCGCGGCGCCGCAGATCCACGAGCCTAGGCCAGATCGGAAGACCTGCCACCAG TGCCGCCAGGGCAAATCTTACTTCGGGGCAGCGTGCAAGGTCGAGAAAAAATATGGGCTGTGCAAGCTCAGGTACTGCCGGAAATGCTTGATTAACAG GTATGGCGAGAGTGAAGATGCGGTGGAGCTGGACGATTCCTGGGCCTGCCCCAAGTGCAGGGGGGAATGCAACTGCAGTAATTGCAG GAAAATGAGCGGGAAGACACCGACGGGGATACTGTCCCATGCCGCCAGGGCGGTAGGGTGCTCTTCCGTCCATGACTTGCTAAACAAAGGGGACGACGAGGTGGCTGCTGCGCAGAAGCTGGTAACCCCGCTGACGGCTAATCGCACCTCAAAG AAGAAGCGAAACAGGGATGTTGCGACAGATGATGCTACTGGTACCAATGGATTACTGGCTGAAGGGGATGATCAGAATGCAGTTTCTTCTGTtcctaccaagaagaagaagaaggttaAATGCACAGTAGATAACCGTCCTGCTGATGACAAGTCCCTGCAGGGAACTGAGAGCCTTTGCGCTGTTGAGGAGGAAATTGTGTTACCCAGGGGCACTCCTATCACTAACGTTGCGGGTGCAGACCTGGAGGAGGAAGATGTTGGGCCTGCACTTCAGTTTTATGAGTTTTGCCGCTCATTTGCTGAG TTTTTCCATCTAAGGAAGGGGGAACCAGAAAAAATTCTTCAAGAAATCTCCGGAGGCCGTGAACTTCGAGTGGTGGCCTCACTTATTGCTGAGCTTCACATAAAGCTGTTTTCTATTATCAAACAAGACAGAGGGGAGAA GCCTCCGAAGTATTCAAGAGATGGAGATCAATGGATAATTGATATTGGCAAATATATTAGTGGGTCAACCTTTATCTCAAAGGAGTTGCCTCTTGACTGTTTGAATCAGGGAGTATCAGGATATAAGATTTTGAGCCCTTCTTATAAGCTACATGTGCTGAATTTTTTGTGTGATGAGACTCTTTCTTGCGC AAAGTTGAGAAACTGGATTGACAAAAAAAACGAAAAGGCATCTGAGAGAAAGAGTGTTGCCAAGGAAAAAATCCGTGCTGCAAATGAGAAG GAAAGGGAGCTAAAAGGAAGACAGAGTGACATGGCTAAAGATGCGCTTTTCATGGAAGGAGAAACTACTACCATCATGGAGACTAATAATCTCATTTCTGAAGTAAAGGAGGCAAATGAAGTCAAAAGAGCAGCTACAAATG CATTAGAGGAGGTGGGAGGTGTTCAGTGGACCAAACCTGTCATGGTAGATAaaggggtagcatattggaagctGGATGGGTATTGTGATAATGCAACAATAATGCGTCAAG AGCTCGATAGTGAAAACATGATGGGGAACAAAGACAAATGGTTCATGTTCACTGAGGATGAAGAGAAAGTAATTGTAGATCACATGGCTAAAAG GTCCCGGGGTCGGTTCAGAAAACGTACTGGGGTATAA
- the LOC127308452 gene encoding uncharacterized protein isoform X2, whose amino-acid sequence MEIPAPSSLEASGGGGEESAAPTRNGVSGQTGDALEGEGDGDKGVESVAMESDGADPGAAAPQIHEPRPDRKTCHQCRQGKSYFGAACKVEKKYGLCKLRYCRKCLINRYGESEDAVELDDSWACPKCRGECNCSNCRKMSGKTPTGILSHAARAVGCSSVHDLLNKGDDEVAAAQKLVTPLTANRTSKKKRNRDVATDDATGTNGLLAEGDDQNAVSSVPTKKKKKVKCTVDNRPADDKSLQGTESLCAVEEEIVLPRGTPITNVAGADLEEEDVGPALQFYEFCRSFAEFFHLRKGEPEKILQEISGGRELRVVASLIAELHIKLFSIIKQDRGEKPPKYSRDGDQWIIDIGKYISGSTFISKELPLDCLNQGVSGYKILSPSYKLHVLNFLCDETLSCAKLRNWIDKKNEKASERKSVAKEKIRAANEKERELKGRQSDMAKDALFMEGETTTIMETNNLISEVKEANEVKRAATNG is encoded by the exons ATGGAAATTCCGGCCCCGTCCTCCCTGgaggcgagcggcggcggcggcgaagagaGCGCCGCTCCGACGAGGAACGGCGTCTCCGGCCAGACGGGGGATGCCCTGgagggcgagggcgacggcgacaAAGGCGTCGAGAGCGTCGCCATGGAGAGCGACGGCGCCGACCCCGGCGCCGCGGCGCCGCAGATCCACGAGCCTAGGCCAGATCGGAAGACCTGCCACCAG TGCCGCCAGGGCAAATCTTACTTCGGGGCAGCGTGCAAGGTCGAGAAAAAATATGGGCTGTGCAAGCTCAGGTACTGCCGGAAATGCTTGATTAACAG GTATGGCGAGAGTGAAGATGCGGTGGAGCTGGACGATTCCTGGGCCTGCCCCAAGTGCAGGGGGGAATGCAACTGCAGTAATTGCAG GAAAATGAGCGGGAAGACACCGACGGGGATACTGTCCCATGCCGCCAGGGCGGTAGGGTGCTCTTCCGTCCATGACTTGCTAAACAAAGGGGACGACGAGGTGGCTGCTGCGCAGAAGCTGGTAACCCCGCTGACGGCTAATCGCACCTCAAAG AAGAAGCGAAACAGGGATGTTGCGACAGATGATGCTACTGGTACCAATGGATTACTGGCTGAAGGGGATGATCAGAATGCAGTTTCTTCTGTtcctaccaagaagaagaagaaggttaAATGCACAGTAGATAACCGTCCTGCTGATGACAAGTCCCTGCAGGGAACTGAGAGCCTTTGCGCTGTTGAGGAGGAAATTGTGTTACCCAGGGGCACTCCTATCACTAACGTTGCGGGTGCAGACCTGGAGGAGGAAGATGTTGGGCCTGCACTTCAGTTTTATGAGTTTTGCCGCTCATTTGCTGAG TTTTTCCATCTAAGGAAGGGGGAACCAGAAAAAATTCTTCAAGAAATCTCCGGAGGCCGTGAACTTCGAGTGGTGGCCTCACTTATTGCTGAGCTTCACATAAAGCTGTTTTCTATTATCAAACAAGACAGAGGGGAGAA GCCTCCGAAGTATTCAAGAGATGGAGATCAATGGATAATTGATATTGGCAAATATATTAGTGGGTCAACCTTTATCTCAAAGGAGTTGCCTCTTGACTGTTTGAATCAGGGAGTATCAGGATATAAGATTTTGAGCCCTTCTTATAAGCTACATGTGCTGAATTTTTTGTGTGATGAGACTCTTTCTTGCGC AAAGTTGAGAAACTGGATTGACAAAAAAAACGAAAAGGCATCTGAGAGAAAGAGTGTTGCCAAGGAAAAAATCCGTGCTGCAAATGAGAAG GAAAGGGAGCTAAAAGGAAGACAGAGTGACATGGCTAAAGATGCGCTTTTCATGGAAGGAGAAACTACTACCATCATGGAGACTAATAATCTCATTTCTGAAGTAAAGGAGGCAAATGAAGTCAAAAGAGCAGCTACAAATG GATAG